The sequence ATTTGCGATCGCGGCGCCGATCTGCGCACCGATGCCAGCCGCCCAATCGACCAAGCCGGTGAACACTGACTTGATTGCCTCGATCATCCGCGTCGCTGCATCGTGCCCAGCCCGCTCCCATGCGGCCTTTTGATCCTCGGATAGCACCTCCTGCTCGAAGAACGATCCGATCCATCCGGCGAAGTCGCTGATCGCCTGGGAGGCCTTCCCCCATCCAGACGCGATGGCCTCCCCGACGGGACGAAGCCATTCGAGGTAAGGCTTGGCCGCCTCGATCGCGGGGGCGAACTGCTCACCGAGCGCACGCGCGACGCCGCTGACCACGGAGGAGGTGCGGTCCCAATACTTCCACAGGAGCGCCCCTGCTCCAGCAACGGCTGCGACGCCGAGCGCGATCAGCCCCCACGCAGGAGCGGAGATCGTAGCGAGCGCGGCCCCCACGGCCGATAGAGCCCCGCTGATTGCGGAGACGCCGGGGACGGCAAGGGCCATCCCTTTAAGCGCGTCCACCGCTGCGTTAAGGCCGGTGTACCGAATGCCGCTCATAGCCGCGAGGGACGACTGCAAGGCAACCATCCCCCGAGCGCCGCGTGTTGCTGCGATCGCCGCCCGGCCGACGGTGTTGAAGCCGAGGGCCAGCATCGAGAGGGCGCCGCCTCGGCCAATCAAACCGACAAACGTCAACCCGGCGGTCGCGATCTTGAAGCCGACGACCGCCGCTGTGGCTGCGATCACATTCCTCGTCAGGTCCGGGTGCGCCTGGGCGAAGCTCGTAATCCCATCAACGATCGGTGCGAGCCGGTCCATCAGATCATTGAGCGCCGGGATCAGGGCCGCACCGATGACGATCTTCAATGCCGACAGGCGATTGTTGAAGACCTGCACCGCGTTCTCAAAAGTCTTGGACCGGACCGCAAATTCGCGGAAGGACGACCCGGCGAACTTCGCTTGATTATCCACGAGCCCGATGCTCTTGCGCAAAAGATCGATGTTCGTCAGGAGCGGACCGAGCGCCCTCGCCTCATTGCCGAACAGATCAGACGAAATCGCCGCCTGCGTCTCTTTCGGGAGCTTGCTGATCCGCTCAAGGACATCGATCGTCGTCGCGACCGCATCCTTCTGCATCGCCTTAGCGACCTTCTTCGCGTTCAGACCGAGCTTCTTAAAGGCGGCATCCTGCCTGTCTGTAGCGCTTTCCCCGCGAGTTAGCGCCTGCGCCATGTTGCGGAAGGAGGTTGCTGCGACATCAGTCTCCGCACCCGCCGAGATCATCGCGGACGCGAAGGCCGAGACCTGTGTCGCAGTAAAGCCGAACTGCTTCGACTGCGCGCCGACGCGACGCACAACATCGAGGATTTCAGCGGCCGAGGATGCCTGCGCATTGGACAGGTGGTTCATGCTGTCCGTGAGCAGGACCGCCTCGTCGATCGTCAGACCGAGGCCGGTCATCAGCTTGGCGATCGCGTCGCCAGCCTGATCGGCGCTGATATCGAAGGCAACGCCGACCTTGGCGGCAGCCTCCGTGAATTTGATTAGATCGTCCCCGGCGATGCCTGCCTGACCGGCGGCGGCGGCGATCTGCGCCAGGCCGTTGACCGACATGGGCACGGTCTTCGACAGGTCCATAAGGGCCTGCTGGAACTCTTTGAACGCCTTCGGGGTCGGAAAATCGACGACCTTTTTGACATCGGCCATCGCGCTTTCAAAGGCCATCGCTTCGCGCACAGGCCCGGCGATCGCGCCCTTCAAGGCGAAGAAGCCCGCAGCGGCGTCGAACAGGGAGCCGCGCGCGTTATCCAGCGCGCGATTGTTCCGCTCGATGGCCGCGCCGAGACGCGAGCCGAAGCTGCCGCTCGCAGCCCTATTCAGCCCGAGCAGGCCGCTTGCAGCCTTGCGCGCCGGGCCGCTGACCTGATCGATCAGGCGAACGACGAGGGATGAAGTGAGAGTGCGACCGGCCATGCCGTCAGCTCCTTATTGCTTTGCCGATCCGCTGCGCCTGCGCGTGCATACGCAGGAGCAGGCTGATCGGTGTTTTGCGGCATTCGGGGAAAGGCGTGTGCAGAAGGTGGGCGACCTCAGCGACTATCCTGTCGCCGCGATCGCGCCACAGCAACACGACCGAGATCAGCCCACCGACGCCGCCGCGCGCAAAATTGCGCGTGCTGCGTCTTCTGCAAGAAGCGTGTGCTGATCGAGGAACCGGCCGATGTCGGCGATCGTTTGCGGGGTCAGCATGGCTCAACCTCCCATCACGAGGGCATTGTCGAGGCCAATGTCGTGACGCGACCGCCAAGCGGGCGACGTTTCGACGACCTCAAGGACGGCGCGCGGATCAGCGTCGGCGCGGCGCGGGATCACCTGGCCGATCGCGGCGGCGGCAGTGATCGTCGTCTCTTCCAGCCGCTCGGCCGCGAGGCGGTCGGCGGCGAGCTTCCCGAGTGCGGCGTCGCGCTCGTCGTCGCTCATTGCGTTTTCTGGCTCGATCGTGCCAGCTAGGGCAAGTGCCTGCTCGGTGATGACATCCCGCATCGCCCAAACCAGTGTCTCCGCAATGCGCGGCCCGGCCTTGGAATTGACGAAACCGAGTGCCCGGTCGAGCCTGATCGGCGACACCTCGCGGGCGGTGAAGCTGATCGAGGGGCGGCCCCTCTCGGCGATCGCGTCGATCTCGCGGACGATAGACTTGCGAACGTCCGCAAGCGGGAGCGGCGCATATTCGACCGCAGCAAGCCGCTCTTCGATTTCGGCGATCTCTTCCCGAACGCGCTCAACATCCTTCAGGAAGTCGCTCGTCTTCAGCTTCGCGGCGGGCGCGTCTTCGAGCCTGGCCTTGGCCCGCATAGCTTCATTGAGCCACTGCACGGTAGCATCAACGACGGCGAACGCCTGAAACGCTTCTGACGCCCGGTCGAGGCGAGGCTTGAGCCGTTCCGCGATGTCGAGCTCGGCCTTTGCGAGGAGCGGCGTGACGAGGTCTTCGTCAGTCGCGCCGGAGATCAGTGCACGCAGCTTGTCGGTCGGATAGTTCGCAAGGTTGACCGTGCCCGTCCGAATGCGCTGTCCGGCATTCCGGGCATCGCGTTCGATGGCATCCCTACGCGCCCATCCGGCTTCGAGGTCGTTGTTTGCCGCCTTCACGGCGGCAGCGGCGGCGTCCCGCGCCTCGTCGAGCGCGATTGCTTTTGCGCGCGCCTTCTTCGGCAGGAAATTAATATGAACGTCGGAAAATACGGGCAATCGAGCCTCCATCTGAGATAATTGAGCAAATATTACCGTTCAGATGGACGCCGCTCTACGAATGAAATCTGCACAAATCTGCAAATCGGCAAAGCAACGGCCGGAGATTATCTCCGGCCACGTAAGTTGATTGCGTCGAGATAGTACCTTCCCCCTATTCGGACGCCGGACCCTCCCGCCTTGATCTTTCTGACGACCGTACCCGGATCAGTGCGCACTATGACGGCGGCTTCTTTCGGAGCGAGCCAGCGGCGCGAGCCGTCGGGAAGTCGCTCATCAAGATCGACGGTCGTCGGGTCGATCGGGCCCAGTTCGGGTAGAAGGTCGAGCTGCTTGGGCGCGGCGGCGTCGCCGCCCGCCCTACGCGCGAGTTCGGCGAGGGCAGCGGTGGCAAGCTCCGCGAGATCGGCTGTCGGTAAAGCTTCGAGTTCAGACTGCATGGCGGACCTCGAAAATCTTGTGCGAGCCATCGAACCGCGACCGGATCACACCCGTCGCTTCGACTTCTCGAACGAGGTCGCGAACGTCGTGCCTGCCGATGCGCAGGCGCTCGGCGAGCGCCCGCGACCCGATACGGGCGTGTCCTTCCGCGCCGATTTCGCTCAATATTTCGAAGCCGACCTGTAACGCGCGAAGGGAGATGCCGGACGCGATCAGAGCTTCCGCGATTTGCCGCTTCGTCATCGAGCGGCCCTCCGATTTTCCGAGGCGCGCGGGGCGGCCTCAGAGCCGCCCGGAAGCGCGCCGGTCTGGCTGGACGCGAGGGCGAGAGCGACCCGCCGCGTTATCCTGTCTCGTAAGGAGATGAAGGACTGAACGACCCTTTCGAAATCCGGGCAGGTCGTGTATTTTTCCGCGTGTACTAATTTCTTATTGATCCGGTCGCGTCCCGCCGAGGATGTGGCCGGTTTCTTTTTCCCGTCGATCAGATTGACGGCGGCTCGGGCCTTGCGCGGCCTTATCGGCCGCTTGCCCGCCGCCGAATTCGAGGTTGGCAAAGTCGCGTCCCCCCTATTTCTCTTACCGTGGGCCCGCGAGATTGACACGTCGCCGATTGTCCCATCTTCGATCCAGCGGCGGATCGTCCTGATGGACTTACCGTGCACCTTCGCCAATTCTTCGAGAGCTTCCCTCTTCGCCTTTTCATCAGCGCGTCTCTCGTCCATGCTGCGCGAACGGGCGCGCCGCTTCCGATCAGCCCGTCGCCTCCTGTCCTCATCCTTTAAGAAGGCCGTGTATTCGTCGTCGCTGAGGTCACGGGCGCCGATCATCGTAAGCCCGAGCCACTGCCGCTCTTCGAGGCCGACGCCCAACAGCCGGGCGACATCCTGGCTGCTCATCGCGTAGGAACCAGCCCCGAGTTCAATAAGCTCCTCAACCGTGAAGTTTGGAAAGGCGTTAGCTGTGAAGCGGGCCGCGACCAATCGGTTTCCACGTTGCTCCCACATCAATGTGAAAAGCAGCGCTCGCACATATGGCTTGGCTACAGCGCGAGGAACTTTCTCTCCCCCGAAGCGGGAATTCACCACAGCAATAATATCGTTGACACGGCGGCGCGCGAGCTGCTGCCGCCGATACGCACCTTTCGCGACTGTGACCTCGGACATCGCATCATCGAGCGAGCGCTCTGCCCGCGCTATGCGATCCTTTGCCTTCAAGAGTGCGTCAGTCCTCATCGCCGCCCTCCATCAGCTTGATGCGGACGATCCGGGCCTCGATGGCGGCTTTCAGGTCGGCCACGTCTTGCCGAGCCGTTTCCCGTTCGACGCCTAGGGCGGCAAGTTCGGTTACGCGCTTGTTGAGCCAACCCTGCACGCCGGGCGACCGACCGGCAATGATCGCACGGGCTGCACGCTCGATCTCGCGGCTATTGCGGGCCGACGGAAACGGCACCGGGCCACCCCCGGGGGCGCCGAGCTCGTAGTGCAAAACC is a genomic window of Sinorhizobium numidicum containing:
- a CDS encoding phage tail tape measure protein, coding for MAGRTLTSSLVVRLIDQVSGPARKAASGLLGLNRAASGSFGSRLGAAIERNNRALDNARGSLFDAAAGFFALKGAIAGPVREAMAFESAMADVKKVVDFPTPKAFKEFQQALMDLSKTVPMSVNGLAQIAAAAGQAGIAGDDLIKFTEAAAKVGVAFDISADQAGDAIAKLMTGLGLTIDEAVLLTDSMNHLSNAQASSAAEILDVVRRVGAQSKQFGFTATQVSAFASAMISAGAETDVAATSFRNMAQALTRGESATDRQDAAFKKLGLNAKKVAKAMQKDAVATTIDVLERISKLPKETQAAISSDLFGNEARALGPLLTNIDLLRKSIGLVDNQAKFAGSSFREFAVRSKTFENAVQVFNNRLSALKIVIGAALIPALNDLMDRLAPIVDGITSFAQAHPDLTRNVIAATAAVVGFKIATAGLTFVGLIGRGGALSMLALGFNTVGRAAIAATRGARGMVALQSSLAAMSGIRYTGLNAAVDALKGMALAVPGVSAISGALSAVGAALATISAPAWGLIALGVAAVAGAGALLWKYWDRTSSVVSGVARALGEQFAPAIEAAKPYLEWLRPVGEAIASGWGKASQAISDFAGWIGSFFEQEVLSEDQKAAWERAGHDAATRMIEAIKSVFTGLVDWAAGIGAQIGAAIANSAINAVNKVRGYLPTWAGGVEGPGPATDNAAAKPAVSGHRARGGPVWPGGSFLVGEKEPEVFTPKSAGTITPASKAGLSGPITIGPFNINGVSDPMEAARRARDLVRDEIDSLLRGAHADFPAR
- a CDS encoding DUF6074 family protein encodes the protein MSAARNFTFEELRDPWVLHYELGAPGGGPVPFPSARNSREIERAARAIIAGRSPGVQGWLNKRVTELAALGVERETARQDVADLKAAIEARIVRIKLMEGGDED